The following coding sequences are from one Ornithodoros turicata isolate Travis chromosome 1, ASM3712646v1, whole genome shotgun sequence window:
- the LOC135379014 gene encoding uncharacterized protein LOC135379014, with translation MRRRQPYLHAVYDLNQRYGDSLYRDVVDDLYRREGILPPRVRLATRNKFDDTYFYNRYARAPSLYRLSKRHDRSEGLRRSVSWSDLDSSKWFDEYAHDVMSSPLHGPKRFGPQNKIHVHSFHDRHRRLIDDHRALMAELQRQEDEALFSREHNRKWFHPDLIKRDLPASASAPLVDVYRRRRPLSSIYDLDYGFGYGPGLGWWW, from the coding sequence ATGCGACGACGCCAACCTTACCTTCACGCGGTGTACGATCTCAACCAGAGATACGGTGACAGCCTCTACAGGGATGTGGTTGACGACCTGTACCGACGCGAGGGCATCCTGCCTCCCCGTGTTCGTCTGGCGACGAGGAACAAGTTCGACGATACCTACTTCTACAACCGGTACGCCAGGGCTCCCTCACTGTACCGACTTTCGAAAAGACACGACCGATCCGAAGGACTGAGGCGAAGTGTATCGTGGTCTGACTTGGACTCCAGCAAATGGTTTGACGAATACGCCCACGATGTTATGTCGTCGCCCCTGCACGGGCCGAAGAGGTTCGGACCGCAGAACAAGATCCACGTCCACTCGTTTCATGACCGGCACCGACGTTTGATCGACGACCACCGTGCACTAATGGCTGAGCTTCAGAGGCAAGAGGATGAGGCACTTTTCTCTCGAGAGCACAACCGCAAGTGGTTCCACCCCGACCTTATCAAACGGGATCTTCCTGCGTCTGCTTCTGCTCCTCTTGTGGATGTGTATCGTCGCAGAAGGCCCTTGAGCTCTATCTATGACCTTGACTACGGCTTCGGCTACGGTCCTGGAttagggtggtggtggtag